The bacterium genome contains a region encoding:
- a CDS encoding ABC transporter substrate-binding protein yields the protein MDDRWTRRLAVAGLAAAVAVALLVPAAPGLGQGAPIKIAVITAVTGPASSLGKPEQDTARMLQAQWTAAGGLAGRPVQVITYDTESDPTKAILLAKKAVTEDNVIAFVGGTTSPESQAMADYAIQADVPFMSLAASTTLTVPTRAWVFQMPQRNATAAQKALEYLVAVHVKTIAFLYRNDDFGQDGLVALRTFGLHQGVTLVDTEPFAAIDTDLSAQVARARAKNPGAMVVWSTPPTASIAAKNIRQLGMRVPILESHGIANRAFIQLAGPAAEGVVFPSGKLLIAGQLPATDPQKALLEKYARDFETANRYAANTFGGHAFDGLTMLADAIRHVGLDRGKIRDYLEHLRGFVGTGGVFNMSPENHNGLTTKDMVLVVIKNGNWAIWK from the coding sequence GTGGATGACAGATGGACACGCCGGCTGGCCGTGGCCGGGCTCGCGGCGGCGGTGGCTGTGGCACTGCTCGTCCCGGCGGCTCCGGGGCTGGGCCAGGGCGCGCCGATCAAGATCGCGGTGATCACGGCGGTGACGGGGCCGGCGAGTTCGCTCGGAAAGCCGGAGCAGGATACCGCGCGGATGCTGCAGGCCCAATGGACGGCGGCCGGCGGGCTGGCCGGCCGGCCCGTTCAGGTGATCACCTACGACACGGAGTCGGACCCGACCAAGGCCATCCTCCTTGCCAAGAAGGCCGTCACCGAGGACAACGTGATCGCGTTTGTGGGCGGGACCACGAGCCCCGAGTCCCAGGCGATGGCGGATTACGCGATCCAGGCCGACGTCCCGTTCATGTCCCTGGCGGCGAGCACAACGCTCACGGTGCCCACGCGCGCGTGGGTCTTCCAGATGCCTCAGCGGAACGCGACGGCGGCGCAGAAGGCGCTTGAATATCTGGTGGCCGTGCATGTCAAGACCATCGCGTTCCTCTACCGCAACGACGACTTCGGTCAGGACGGCCTGGTCGCGCTCAGGACCTTCGGGCTTCACCAAGGGGTCACGCTGGTCGACACCGAGCCGTTCGCGGCCATCGATACGGATCTGAGCGCTCAGGTCGCCCGCGCGCGGGCCAAGAATCCGGGCGCGATGGTGGTGTGGAGCACGCCGCCCACCGCATCGATCGCCGCGAAGAACATCCGGCAGCTCGGGATGCGCGTCCCGATCCTAGAAAGCCACGGGATCGCCAACCGGGCGTTCATCCAACTGGCCGGTCCGGCCGCCGAGGGAGTGGTCTTCCCGTCGGGCAAGCTCCTCATCGCCGGCCAACTCCCGGCCACGGACCCGCAGAAGGCGCTCCTCGAGAAATACGCGCGGGACTTCGAGACGGCAAACCGCTATGCCGCGAACACCTTCGGCGGTCATGCGTTCGACGGCCTGACGATGCTGGCGGACGCGATTCGTCACGTCGGTCTCGACCGCGGCAAGATCCGCGACTACCTCGAGCACCTGCGGGGCTTCGTCGGCACGGGCGGGGTCTTCAACATGTCGCCCGAAAACCACAACGGGCTGACGACAAAGGACATGGTGCTGGTCGTCATCAAGAACGGCAACTGGGCGATCTGGAAATAG